From the genome of Euwallacea similis isolate ESF13 chromosome 26, ESF131.1, whole genome shotgun sequence:
GAAATCTGTAAGGACATATCATGATATGTTTCCAAACAGACGCATTCCAAACCATCAAACATTTGCAAGAATCGAAAGACGGCTTCGTGAAACAGGCAGTTTGGCTCCTTATATGGTTAATTGTGGACATCCTCGCACTATAAGGACTTCCGCTGcagaagaacaaattttagagCGAATTAATGGAGAACCGTCTATAAGCTGCAGGAGATTGTGCTTAGAACTAAACATATCTAAAAGTGTGATAAATCGTGTTACAAAGGATTACTTGCTACATCCTTACCATTTACAAAAAGTTCAAGAGCTTTTACCAGGAGATATCCAATTACGACTtgatttttgttctttcaTAAATGACCAGAGAACGCAGGATatgtttttccacaaaaaaattttgtttacagaTGAGGCGTGTTTTACTAGAACTGgaatatcaaatattcataatGAACATGTCTATGCCGAGGTAAATCCGCATACAGCCAAAGTACGACACCACCAAAAGGATTTTAGAATCAACGTTTGGGCTGGAATAGTAGATAATTTCATTGTTGGTCCTGTTATTTTACCTGATCGGcttaatggagaaaattatttaaattttctgaaaaatacgATGCCAGAATTGCTGGAAGACTTAACTTTAGCTCTGAGGCAAAAAGTATGGTTTATGCACGACGGAGCTCCTCCTCATCATTCTGTTAATGTTCGAGCCTTTTTAAATCAGCAATATCCAAACAGATGGATTGGCAGAGGTAACAACGCTCCAGTACAATGGCCACCACGCTCTCCAGATATGACACCTATGGATTATTTCTTTTGGGGAagcttaaaagaaaaagtttattcgACATCTGTAAATAATAGAGATGATCTGTGGCAAAGGATTCAGCAATGTACAAATGTAATTAGAAATGataaagaagtttttcaaaGACTACAACTTAATTTCTTGCATAGAATTAATCTATGCAGGCGTCTAGGTGGCAGTCATTTTGAACCAGTTTTAAggaaagttaataataattagttatttattataaattgtaattgaactgtaattaaactgttttctttaaagaaattatttttaataactgatTGTTTCTactattaaatgttttgtttatgttttatgcGTTTATAACTTAGAATGCCATTTTGTCGAAAACGGCTGGTTTTAGAGATATTAGCAtggtatactttttttaagtaaaaaaggtgggaaaaacatttctgaaactCAAAGTGACGTACACCGTGacacaaaaaagtattggcgacttaaatgtattgaaatagCTACTTGTGGCGCCCCCTAGGAGATACAACGAAATCGACgataaatttggatttctggTCCCGAGAAATTccgaaatacaaaatttcctgaagttatttcgaagcagtagaaatatattaaagaaaatgtgatttaattttccacctttgacgccctgtatctcggttattattaACTAAGGCACTAAGGCAAGtgtagttaaatcgacttattttgaaCTGTACTCTAcgtggtagagcgttgtacacATCTtttagggacaccctgtataattctTCTCTGATGATGTTTTGAGGGCCTTCATTTCAGAAATGATTGTATATTCCAAAATTCTTGGTATTATCTCTAGGTTTAAAATGATGGATCAATttggatatcacggaaaccacttagagcgttactttttttttcccgtaatctactcgcttagtagttcaccaatatgtttttttttggtgcggaaatgctttgttcaaaagtttgcttttccacatttatttcaatacttggctctcttacgggaccgaggagcgaacaggggtgctgggtgggataaataaaaataaattgaggtaagttgaggtaagctgaggtaagtttaggtaaatttagcTCCCGTGGATTGAGCAATCTATCGGGCGCGTCCCCCGGGTGGCGGATAGGGGAACGGCCAGGACTTCTTGCGAGGTCACTGGTTAGTGGGAGTGATAAGTGATGGCTTCAGCTTAAAAATTGTAAGTCCGGAACGAAAACTTCCGCCGTGGACCAGCTTAACAAACCGTAAACAGCTGATGGATTTCGGCAACGGGGACAAGGATGTCTTCGGGGCCGGGGTGGATCAGGTGAACGGGGATCCCTTCGGGGATCAAGTGGTGAGGCCACTATAACACCTCCCAATTCTCGTGGCATGGCGCGCGCCCAAGAGATGCAAGGATGGGGGGAAGCCCAGTCCTCAGCGGCCTCGAAGGGGTCCACCCTGTGGATACGGGCTTGGCGAGCGCACGGTACCTTAGCTGAAATTGTACTTACCTCACAGAGTGCAACTTCTCCAAACTTACCTGTCGTCCTTCGAAATTCCAACTCTTCGGAGTATCCTGTTCTTCCAGTGATGTCCAAGGAGCAAACCGCAAACAGCCGATGGGTCTTGGTGGGGACTGCAGTGATGTGATCAACATCCGGGATGATTGGGTGCGTGGGGATCGTTCAGGATCGCGTGGTGAGGCCACTATAAACACCTCCCAAATCCTAAGGTGGGGTACGCGCCGATGGGATGCGTGGCTGGATGGAAGACCAGTTCCTAGCGGCTCCGTGGGGGTTCACCTTCATCCAGTGAACACAGACGTGGCGAATCTGCGGTACTTGAGCTGAAATTGTACTTCAATCCCAAAGTGCAATTTATCCACTTACCTTATCCTTGCTGAGAAACCGCCTCTTCGGAGTGTCCtgaaaattatccaaaatcaCTAGTCTATTTCTATCCTAAATATCATATACTTACCAAATACTTACCTGGATGATGTGATGTCCGTAcgtgttgaattttttacttacctGATTATGATGAGTGACTTACGAAAACAagtaccccaggcgggtggTAGTCCCGCCACCGGCTCCGACCGGGTGAAAGCCCCGGTGGCCGGTGCTGGCCCCAAGGATTCTGGGGGGGGCCAAAGGCACTTGAGGAAGAGTAGTCTGCCGGACAGACTGGAGAGGTTGGAGGTGAGGGAGGGGTTCGCGAAGAGCAGTAAGCTCAAGCGGACACCACCTAAGAAGGATAAGAGAGGGAGTGACAGGGCATTGGACAAGGACAAGGAGACGGAGGTGATGAAAGGACAGGTAAGGAGGGGAAGTGAAGGGACGATGAGGGAGGAACTCTCCTTAGTCTTCTCGGAAGACATGCCCCCCCCGGCGAGTACTCCAAAGAGGGGAAAGCGGAGGAGGGCGGAGGAGAGCTTCTCCCTCTCTTTTACAGGGACGGCGATGGAGGAGGCCATGGCGAGGGTGGAGGACCTCGATAGAGTCCTCAAGACGGCCTATAGACCGAAACAGGATGTGGTCAACGCAGTGGCGGGACTGAGGAGTGCGCTGCGCAGGGCAACGCACGAGGAAAGGAAGGAGACTGCGGAGACAGGGGAAGATGAGGAGAAGGAGAGACTCAGGAGGGCAAACGCGGCTCTGAAGGAGAGGGTGGCGGCGTTGGAGAGAGAGGGAAGGGTGGCAAAGGAGATGGTATCCTGCGACACCCAGACCGAGACGGAGGATGAGAGGAGAAGAGAGGAGCAGAGGGAGAGAATCCGGAATCTCGTGGCAAACGGGGAGCTGCTGGCGGCGATAAGGGAGCGATGGGATGAGGGGCTCTTCAGGAGGACGGAGGTGAGTCGTGGGGATCCTTTGGGTGAAGGGTACGGTAGCGACTTGGCGGTGCTGGTAAGGGAGGGGGGGTGTCCTCTGAAGGAGAGGATGCTGACCCTGCTCCCGGAGTTGGGGGAACTGGGGGAGGAACAGGAGGCGGAAGGGATGCCCTTCCTTGTGCAGTCGTGCAGACTGCGAAGGAGGGGCGGAACGGAGACGCTGGAGCGCTTCGTCTTCTACCGCCAACTGGGTGGGGACCCAGGTCCGGAGGCGATCTACGGTGCGCTGAAGGACTTGGTGAGAACTGCTCAGGGGGAGGGGAGAGCGAGGGTGGTCGTCCCCCAGATCACTGGAATCCCGCATGCGGGGCTCCGGAAGCTGGGAGAGCTGGCGGCGGAGGGGAGCGGAGTGACACTCCGCTTCTATCTGCCAGGTGGGAGCAGTGAGGGGGGAGAGAGGGTGGCTTCTTCCAAGGAGGAGGAGGTCATACTGGTGGCCAGGGAAGAGGGCACCACCTACCTGGACGCGCTACGGAGAGTGCGCCAGGTGGTGGCCAAAGGGGGAACGGGTGTGAAGGTGGGCACGGTCAGAGAGACCAAGAAAGGAGAGGTCCTCTTGACAGTGCCCAAAGGGGGGAAGGGAGAGCAGCTACGCGAGCTGCTCTCCAAGGAGTTAGGGGGAGGTCGAGTGAGGGGGGGAGCGGGGAGACCCGTGGCCTTCCTGGCGCACGGCCTGGACGGGGTTACCACGGGGGAGGAGGTGGTAGGGGCGGTGGCAACCGCGGCGGGGGTGGAGCAGGGGCGGCTACGGCTGCTGAGTCTTCGACCCAGCTTCGGGAGCTGCCAAACCGCCACCCTTCTGGTGGAGGCCGAGGCGGCGGTAAGCGTGCGGCGGGTCACCGAGCTCCGGGTTGGCATCTCACGGTGCCGGCTGCGGGAGCGGAAGGAGACTGGCCGCTGCTTCTGGTGCTGGGAGGGGGGCCACAGGGCAAGGGAGTGCAAGGGGGAGGACCGCTCGCAGCTTTGCGCAAGGTGCGCGCAGGGGGGCCACAAGGCCGCCGCCTGCAAAGCGGAGCGGTACTGCCCCCTGTGCAAAAAGGGGGGGCACAGTGCTGGGGGGCCCGGGTGCGAGCCCAAGCCCAAGGGGGAAACCGGAGCCAAGGGAGGACCCAAGGCTGAGGGTGAGCCCAAGGCCAAGGGGGAACCCAAGGCCAAGGGCGAACCCAAAGCCAAGGGAAAACCCAAGGCGAAGGGGGAGCCCAAGGGCGAGGGGTCGGAGGGCACCCCGAAGATGGGGCAGAGGCCGGTGGCGGCCTCCACACCCAGGACAGGGCAGGATGGGGATGACTCTCCATCAACCAGCTTCCTGCGGTCGCTGGTGGTTGAGGGAGATGGAGGAGCCGTGGAAGGGACGGGGATGGACTAGGAGCGGACAGGGGTGAGTGTGCGTGAGTGTGAGTGTTGGTGTGGGTATGTTTGGGGTCATGGCGTCGGACAGGGAACTGCGGTGCCTACAGATCAACCTGGACAGGGGCCGTCTCGCGATGGACCTCATGTACCAGGTGATCAGAGAGCAGGGCATCCACGTGGTGCTCGGTCAGGAACCGTGCGTGGCCGAAGGGAGCCTAGTAAAGGACAGGTGCGACGACGCTTTCATCTGGCTTGCGCCGGGTGTGAGCGTGCAGTCAATCCACCGAGACCGGGGGTTCGTTGCAGCGGAGCTGGACGGTGTCACTCTCGTCTCCGCGTACTTCTCTCCGAACCGGACCACTGCTTCATTCGAGGCGTGGATTCGGCGACTGGAGGGGTATGTCAGGGGGCGTGACGGCAGGAAGGTTCTCATCGCTGGGGACCTGAACGCCAAGAGTGGGCGGTTCGGCTCCTGGGTGACGAATGCCTACGGACGGGTCCTGGAAGAGTTCCTGGAGGCCGTGGAACTCGTCCCCATCAACACCGGGGGCGAGTGGACGTTCGGGAACCGGAACGGCAGGTCGCTGATTGACGTGACCATGGCAGGTACGACTGTGCATGGTTGCGTGCGTGATTGGAATGTTGAAGTGGGAATGGAGAGCGGAAGTGGCCACAGGTACATCTCCTATCGCTTGACGCGAGGGGGAACTGTACCTGCTGGCGTGGACAGTAGTGAGAAGAAGGTAGGATGGAAAGTGAACGAGAAGGGGTTAGGGCGATTGAGCCAGTACGTGATGGTGCATGACGGTCTGGGCGAAGTGGAAACTCCCGAAGGAATAGTTCGGGAGATAAGCAAAGCTTGTGACCGGTGTTTAAGGAAACGTGAGTGTGGGAATGCGAAACGAGAGGTGTACTGGTGGAATGAAGAGGTCGCCGAAAGGCGGAAAGCATGTGTGAGAGCAAGAAGGAAGTGGACGAGAGAGAGAGGAAGGGGGCGGCACCGGTCTAGATCCGAAACGGATGAGACCGAGGCAGCCGACAGGTATAAAAGGGAAAAGAAGGCTCTCAAGGCGTCCGTAAGGAACGCCAAGAGAGATGAGTGGAATCGTGTGTGTGCGGAGCTGGAAACGGACGTCTGGGGACTCGGCTACAAGATTGTGGCCGGGAAACTTGGCCGACTGAGAAGTGGTCCTCTGCCCACGGCAGAAATGCACAGGCAGGTGGACACGCTGTTCCCGGTGAATCCGCGGGTTATGTGGGAAAAGGTGCGGGTAGTGCCGGATGACGTGCCTCGGGTTACGACGGAGGAGATCCGCTGGGCGGTCGGGGAACTCAAGAGCCGCAAGGCTCCGGGACTGGACGGAATACCGAACGAGGTCTTGAAGCTGTATCTTGGGGCAGTGCCCCAGGGTATGGTGGGTTGCGTGAATCGCATCTTGACCTCGGGCGAGTACCCTAAGGTTTGGAAGAGGACTCGACTCGTGCTGGTGGAGAAGCCGAAGCGTGATCCGGGTGCGGAGGCCACGTACCGGCCCATATGCCTAGTGGACGGACTCGGGAAAGTGGCGGAAAAGGTGGTCAAGACCAGATTGCTGGAAGAAGCGACGAGGTATGGAATGATTGATGATCGACAGTATGGGTTCGTTAAGGGCAGGAGCACCCTGGACGCCATGCGGTCTGTCATGCAGGTCGTGGAGGGGATcaggaggaaaagttacaCGCATGCGGGCTTCTGCGTCATGGTAACGATAGATGTGAAGAACGCTTTCAATAGTGCACCGTGGGACCTCATCATGAATGTGTTGAGGAGGTCCGCGGTGAGCGGGTACCTCTTGAACGTAGTTCAGTCGTACCTGCATGCTCGGGTTTTGGTGTTGCCAGACGGGGGGGTCCGAGAGTTGTCGTGTGGGGTGCCTCAGGGGTCTGTGCTGGGCCCCGTCTTGTGGAACCTCTACTACGACGGGATACTGACGGCCGGGTACCCGCGTGGAGTCACTCCGGTGGCTTACGCGGACGACCTGGCGTTGGTGGTCACGGCGGGGGACGGGGAAACCCTAGAGACGCGGACTAGGCAGGCCATGGAACTGGTCGCCGATACGTTCGAACCCATGGGACTTAGCATGGCcacggaaaaaaccgaaatggTTCTCCTGGCCGGGCGAAGGAAAATAAGGAGTATGAGTCTGAGAGTGGACGACGTCTCGTACGAGACGAAAGAATGCgtgaagtacctgggagtgtGGTTCAGCAGAAATGCTCGCTTCGGTGAGCATGCGCGCCGGACCGCCGAAAAGGTATCGAGAGTGATTGGGAAGCTCGAAGGCATATTGCCTAGAGTCGGTGGATTGGGGTATGAAAGACGGAGGTTGATGGTGATGGCGGCATCGTCGGTTCTGCTGTACGCAGCTCCTGTCTGGAAGACGGAGATGACGTGCGGCAAGTACGTGGCCATCCTGGAGAGGGCAAATCGTTTGCTCGCGCTCCGGGTGGCCAGTGCCTACAGAACGGCACCAACCGAGGCGGTGTTAGCTTTGGCCAAGATACCTCCGGTGCGGATAAGAGTGCTAGAGAGAAGTATGCTGAGTGAAGGTGAAGGTAGGAGCGAGGCGAAAGAATGGGCGATGAGAGAATGGGAGAAGGACTGGGAGAAGTATGAGGGCTGGATTAAAACCTTCATACCCCGGATCCGGATCTGGTGCGAGTGTGAGTGGAGTAAGAGCGGGTATGCGCTGTCACAGGTATTTACCGGGCACGGTGTGTTTGGTAAGTATCTGAAGCGCATCGGGGTGGAGAGGAGTGCGCGTTGCTGGTTCTGCGATGCGAATGAGGACACACCGGAGCATACGCTCTGGGAATGTCCAGAATGGGAGGGCTATCGGGTGGAGGCCAGGGAGAGCGGACTCGACCTGGACCGAAACAAGATAGGAAATGAATTGGTGGATAGTGAGAGAAAATGGGAAGCATTTGTGGGCCTGACGGAAAAAATCCTGAAGGCCAAGATTGCAAGGGAGAAcgagaggaagaaaagtgggGTGCGTGTCCGCACCTAGTCTGGAAGATCGTGGAAGCCCCGATGAAATGCCGTGAGGCGGTCCCGGggcagaagaggggaggtgggtttagtgggtaggcgggcgacgtaatggtcggtcgaatcccacactacccggctgtggaccaagtcgggtgtcttaagaagattccctcctcctcgcaaaaaaaaaaggtaagtatatagcaaaataaacttagtttttttggattaatctatttattaacgAAAATCACCATATTCCAAAcgaattatatataataaagcTTCCATTGGGTCGATATTGATTTTCCAACAATAGCGACGCCAGAGTTCTTCACAGAACATCAGCGAATTGACTTTCCGGTATAGATCGtcctttcaattttcgctTCAATACGTTCCACTGAGATTCTATCCTTTGTGTATGTGTCCCATCCTTAGCAACAAACTCTTTGCTGTGATTTACCGTATGATGACTGTAGCCCAAATTCTTAAGGCCATCATACGCCTTTCAACAATCAGTCCACACATCGGATCCTTCAACTACATGTTTCTGAATGATGGGCAGCAGAACCTCCACAATACGCTTGTTGTCAGGACATAGTACACAACGCAAATCTTCCGATCCTTCCGCTATTATGTCTAGAACCCAATGCCCATTAAAAATCCTTCCcctgttatattttctatgaccAAACATAGACTCGTCAATCTAAAAtgtaatactatttatttaccaatgtatttatgtaaaattgaatcataaaGAGATTCtggaactaacccgaactaacctgaactacaacACATTGACCTCCAGTTTTAGGCATTTGTTCCTGCATTTTGGAGAAAGCTTCTGTTACTATTTCCCTACAATATCTTACACGATTGAAAATTGTGTCTGTAGCAAGCAGCTTTTCCCCATCTTGCGTGCAAGCTCGCTGGATTTGTTCATAACGTGAACCGTGAGCGTAATGGTAAAGTATActagtataaaaatattaaattaaaaaatatatatacagttaggtgcagaactgagtcaatacttataaaattcgtattaatggtggcataaacaaaatatctaacaagtattcaaaggaaggcttttattttcaaaaagtacattaacattaacattaaaaccatacaaaacatttgccgaaaataaatggggtacatcaaataatcctaaataacattggttcagttttgctccactaatattaacattgaacaCTTTGGTCGACATTGACACTAATATTTGGTCCAGAGACCTTTAGCTTTTTTAACAGCTAGTAGACGTCTTGGCATGCTTTTTGTTAGTGTTTCACAGAAATCAGGTGGAATTTGGTCCCATACTTCTTCTATTCTCTCCCATAAAACTTTAAGTGAAGATGGTGGCGAATCGTAGTCGTCGACCAGATGATATTTCACGTAAGCCCATAGATTCTCAATGGGATTTAGGTCGGGACTTTGTGCCGGCCACtgcaaaacctgaaatttttgggTACCCAACCATTCCTTCACAGATTTTGCGGTATGCTTGGGGtcgttgtcttgttggaaaattactTTGCTAGTGGGATAAGGCATATTATTAACAGTATCTATTAggtgatcatttaaaatggctttaTAGATGTGCTGGTTCATTATCCCatctattttcttcaatggGCTAACCCCATATCCCGACATACAGCCCCAAGCTTTAATATTTCCTCCCCCATGTTTCACCGTCAGAATGAAATCTTTTAGTTTCATGGATTCTCCCTCTCGTTTCCAGCTCCAA
Proteins encoded in this window:
- the LOC136417155 gene encoding uncharacterized protein, yielding MSNERYSNAEMTDMLLTYGFCRGNGRKSVRTYHDMFPNRRIPNHQTFARIERRLRETGSLAPYMVNCGHPRTIRTSAAEEQILERINGEPSISCRRLCLELNISKSVINRVTKDYLLHPYHLQKVQELLPGDIQLRLDFCSFINDQRTQDMFFHKKILFTDEACFTRTGISNIHNEHVYAEVNPHTAKVRHHQKDFRINVWAGIVDNFIVGPVILPDRLNGENYLNFLKNTMPELLEDLTLALRQKVWFMHDGAPPHHSVNVRAFLNQQYPNRWIGRGNNAPVQWPPRSPDMTPMDYFFWGSLKEKVYSTSVNNRDDLWQRIQQCTNVIRNDKEVFQRLQLNFLHRINLCRRLGGSHFEPVLRKVNNN